The Ornithorhynchus anatinus isolate Pmale09 chromosome X5, mOrnAna1.pri.v4, whole genome shotgun sequence nucleotide sequence GGCCCTGGAGCTGCGAGACGGCGACAAGAGCCGCTACCTGGGGAAAGGTgcggaccggggggcgggggcgggggcgggggaccggcgacggaccggggggcgggggagggggccggagactCCGAGGGTtcccccgagggggcggggctaacATCAAGATTCGAATGGGGGCGGGGCCAACGCCAAGGTTCtaaaggggcggggccagcgaCAAAGGTTCGAAGGGGGCGGAGTCATCGCTAGGTaagaaaggggcggggcccgcgtCAAGGTTCGAAGGGGCGGGGTCGTGCCAGGTGAGAAAGGGGCGGGGTCAAGGtttgaagggggcggggctaatAGCGCCTCGCTCCgaagaaggggcggggcctaatggccggagccccgggcccgcctggcagaaggacctgcgttcggtcagtcgtgtttattcagcgtctactgtgtgcagagcactgtactaagggctgaatataacattcattcagtcagtagtatttattgagcgcttactatgtgcagagcactggactaagcgcttggaaggtacaattcggcaacaggtagagacaatcgctgcccaccgacgggctcacagtctaatcgggggagacggagggacaaaaacaagacaacttaatcgcgataaatagaatctaagcagacacatcccctgcccccaacgagctgggttctcatcccggcccctagtctgcttgctgggtgaccttgggtcagtcacttctcttctctgggcttcagttccctcatctgtaaaatggggatggagactgggagccccatgtgggacagggactgagtccgatccGAAtggcttggattcaccccagcgcttagcacagtgcctggcacacagtgagcgcttatcgaataccattaaaaaggaggcGGGGCTAATACCAGGGGTCTGAGGGCTCAGAGTATGAGGGCTGGGGGGGAGCAGACATTCgagtaggggtggggggggggcttcctTTTCATCCCTCAACCCAATCTTACCTCTCAGGGGTGCTAAAGGCCGTGGAGCACATCAACAAGACTCTGGCCCCCGCCCTCCTGGAAAAGGTGACCCCCCTCACggtctccccctttcccatcctcccctttTGGTCTCcccgtgacccctgacctctcccaGGGCACCAACCCCCTCCCTTTCAACCTCTCCAACCCCTCAAGCTTACCCAGCTTCCCAATCCTCGCCTCCATCCCTGGATACCTCCAGGAAAAGGGGTGTTGGAGGGAGCTTGAAGACCCAGAAGTGTGGCTTCTTTGAACACCACCATCCCTAACCCGCCCCCGCTGGCTTAGACCACTGAGACCTGACCTGCCcggcttctgcctcccacccccatccctacaGAAACTGAGCGTTGTGGATCAGGAGAAGGTGGACAAGTTCATGATCGAACTGGATGGGACAGAGAACAAGTGTGAgtcgctgtggggggggggggatgaaactCTCGTTATCATAATTCTAAagtgtgggatttattaagcgcttactctgggccaagcaccggaGTATGTACGAGAGGGTGGCTGGGGAAGGAGCAGCTTCcgatcccctcccccaccccgtctccctcGCAGCCAAATTTGGGGCCAATGCCATCCTGGGCGTCTCTCTGGCCGTGTGTAAGGCCGGGGCGGCCGAGAAGGGCGTCCCCCTGTACAGACACATCGCTGACCTGGCCGGAAATCCTGACCTTGTCCTGCCCGTCCCCGTGAGTAGCCCCGATCCCTGACCCCGCAGGGGTTCTTGGCGTCCCCAGTCCGAGCCCTCAGACCCCTGCAGGGTGACCGGTTTTCTCCCCGTGACCAAGGGGGGGGCTCTCACCCCGTCCGTCCCACCCCTCGCACCCCTCCTGCCCTCGCCTGAGGTCCCTGGggaatcctccctctccccacctcaactccctctcccctcctctttcaccgtatcccaggggcttagtaccttgctttgcacacagtaagcgctcaatagatgcgactgAAGTATCCCTCGGATATCCGTCTCCTCCCACAATTCCCTCCCGTCCCGAGTTCTAGTCATCCTGCCCCCCCCGTGCTCTCCTTCCTCGGGcgtgtccctccttccctcccgtgaCCGTCCCCCCCAATCCGCACCCCGCCGCCGGCAACAGGCGTTCAACGTGATCAACGGGGGGTCCCACGCGGGGAACAAGCTGGCCATGCAGGAGTTCATGATCCTGCCCGTGGGGGCCGCCTCCTTCCGGGAGGCCATGCGCATCGGGGCCGAGGTCTACCACAACCTCAAGGGCGTCATCAAGGCCAAGTACGGCAAGGACGCCACCAACGTGGGTGACGAGGGCGGCTTCGCCCCCAACATCCTGGAGAACAACGAAGGTGCCCGGCCCCTGGACCGGAGGGATGACCGGgccctggggttgggggcggggagcgcTGAGGGCAGCGGAGGGTCACTGGCTGGACACCCTGCCCCGGAGCTGGGGGTCCCTGGGGCGGGGGTGAACTCCTAGGTTCTCACCTTGCCTCGCCCCCAGCCCTGGAGCTGCTGAAGACGGCCATCCAGCAGGCCGGCTACCCGGACAAAGTCGTCATCGGGATGGACGTGGCGGCCTCTGAGTTCTTCCGCAACGGGAAGTACGACCTGGACTTCAAATCCCCGGATGACCCCGCCCGGCACATCTCCGGGGAGAAGCTGGGAGACTTGTACAAAAGCTTCATCAAGAACTACCCCGGTGAGAGCTGCCCCTGTCCCACGCCGGGCCGCCTGGTCTCCCTCGCtggcctcccccgctccccgtcaCCGGGCCGTCTGATCCCCTCCCCGACAACCTCCTCTGACCTTCCCTTAGTGGTCTCCATCGAGGACCCGTTTGACCAGGACGACTGGGCCACGTGGGCGTCCTTCCTTTCCGGCGTGGACATCCAGATCGTGGGGGATGACCTGACCGTGACCAATCCCAAACGCATCGCCCAGGCCGTGGAGAAGAAAGCCTGCAACTGCCTCCTGCTCAAAGTCAACCAGATAGGCTCCGTCACCGAGTCCATCCAGGCGTGAGTGACGCCGCTCTCTCCGGCCCGGCAACCCCCGCCTCGAAGTCACCCGCCCCCTGTCCTCATCCGATCGGCTCCCAGGACACCCCGGCGAAGGGGGCCGGGAATCAGCCTCCAGAGGTCAAGGGTCACGCTCGAGAGGTCCACGTTTGACCCGGGGCCGGGAAGTGAAGGATGAGAATCGTATTCCTTATCGAAAGCCCCAGGGATGGGTGGGCAGAGCCAGGGGAGAATGGGACAAGTGAGGACTGCAGTGTGACCCCTCCCGTTCCCCGGCCTTCTGCCTTGCAGCTGCAAGCTGGCCCAGAGCAGTGGCTGGGGGGTCATGGTGAGCCACCGCTCGGGAGAGACGGAGGACACCTTCATCGCCGACCTCGTCGTGGGACTGTGCACCGGCCAGgtcttgggggttggggggagggaggttccccacccacccaaaactcctccatcacccccctccccctacaTACCCCTCCCGGGAGCCCCAGACTCCAAGGTCCGCGTCAGCCCATCTCCATCCCGCAGCCGGGTTCTCCCCCTTCCGGACCTCACCGCTCAGCTCcggtcccccagcccctctccccatccccttcccaactCTCGGAGGCTCACtcagccctctctctcccccagatcaAGACGGGAGCCCCGTGTCGCTCCGAGCGCCTGGCCAAGTACAACCAGCTTATGAGGtaatggggagggtggaggaagggggctgCGGTCGGGGGCAAGACCACCCGCTCCCCGGGGTGTCATAAGCGCCCCCCCCATCCAGATGTCCCTCCCGACGTCATGTGTGAGCCAGACGTGCTCCCACACTTGCTCCACTCTGTTAAGACCTACGGGTTTCCAGCCTGGCTTCAACAGTCCTAAAATAGTGCCCATCCCCTCTTTGGAGTCTATTCCCTTACCCCCTTCACCCCCCGGGCTCCCCAAAATCCCTAACCCCATTCCACCCCCACGGTCACGATGAAAAGCTGGCCCATCTGGAGCAGGGTCgaggggtttggggaggaagggagcagtCGAGCGATAGATAGGCCGGGGTCCCGGCTGTCAGTCAGTaagttgtattgagcgcttaccgtgtgcagagcagtatactaagcgcttgggagctgaCGACAGAACAATGAaacggtcaatcgtatttactgagcgcttactgggtgcagaacactatactaagcgcatgacagagtacaatagcacaatataagagacacattccctgcccacaatgggcttacagtctagaggggaagagatgggagcaTTTcaaggggaggtgggatggtgtcTCAGGGCAGGGGGGCTGGGCCTTCGTGTGTATGGTTGGACGTGACACcccatcccgcccctcccccctcaggATCGAGGAGGCCCTTGGCGACAAAGCAGTCTTTGCCGGACGCAAGTTCCGCAACCCCAAGGCCAAGTGAGGAGTCTGGATCTCGGCCACCGGCGATGCTCCCTCCTTCCCGGTCAATAAAGCTCCAGTGAAAGCCGCGAAGTTCGGACTCCgttttgggggaggagagggcgggaaaTGCAACCCGAGAGCCGTGGAGGTGGGACAggcaagggaggggaaaagggcttGGGAAGTGACATTGGGAATATAAATTATGGGACGAGGCAAGTGGgaagttgaggagaggggaaagggggaggggaccggcagatggaagtgggaccgAGCACGACCGGGAAACCCCCTGGAAATGGACggctggggcagagaggaagtcAGAAGAGGGACTGGACATGACAGGGAAGCAGGAAATAGAGGGCTGGAACAGACAGGACAGACAGGTTGGGCTCagaagataaagaaaatgaggactaaaaactaaaatggggattgagaccgtgagccccacatgggacagagaccgtttccaacccgatttgcttatatccatcccagcgcttagtacagtccctggcacaggggcaagcacttaaatgccataataatattattatgtgggaaGGCAGCAAGAGAGGAGACCTGGGGAATCTGTTGGTGGGTAGAGCTGACCAAATACAGACTGGatccaggaagggaagaaggttgGAAAGGAGACACAGGATATGAGACgaggatgagggaagtgagacggAGCAAAGAGGAAGCCGTAGGGCACTGACCGAGCCCGACCCTGGCCGGCTCCAGCCCCTCTTCCAGTTGAGGAGGGTCTTGGCCGGTGCCCCCCGAGGCCGTCATCAAGACCTGGAGGCGCCCACTAGGAAAGAGATCAGTcgactggaaagcagcatgaccaaatggaaagagcccgggcctgggagccaggagacccgggttctaatctcggctctgccgcttccctgctctgtgactttgggcaagacacttcccttctccgggcctcagttcccccgtctgcaaaatggggattcaatacccgttctctttcctactttgactatgagccccatgtgggacccgattaccttgtatctgccccagcgcttaggacatgcgtggcatgtagtaagcgcttaacaaataccaattattattattcgattgTGTCAGTTCCCCTGGTTCTCTCATGACAGAGAACCACGCAGCGTCCAACAGGGATTGAAAATGAAACTAATCtaattgaatcccagctctgacactcgtctgctgtgtgaaccatttttgggggtatttgttaagtgctccctatgtgctgggcactgtactaagcgcttgtatctacccaagtacttaggacagtgcttggcacatagtaagtgtctgacaaatacccattattataatacatgctaatcaggttggacatagtccctgtcccacatgggactggacaatgcttgacacatagtaagtgcttaacaaatactattattattattattattattgttatataggctaatcaggttggacacagtccctggcccacatgggactcacagtctgaatccccatttcatagatgagggaactgaagccgagaaatgaagtgacttgcccagtgttagaactcagatctttctgactcccaggcccatgttctacctcctaggccatgctgcttctccttgggcaagtcacttcacttccctgtgccttagttctttcctccgtaaaatgaggattaacaccgtgagccccctgtacAGGGGCTGTGGCTGACCGATTAGTCTGTACggcgcattcattcaatcgtatttattgagtgcttactgtgtaaagcgctgtactaagcgctgggtcagagcaagcgcttaacaaaaaaaaaagagagagagcagcttAATTTTGCCTCTGTAGATAAAGACATCACACCTACACTTGGAATACTGTATCACCCTTCTCGCTATAGACAGACCCGACCTGGAGAAGGGGCGTCAAGAGATTCCGGGTCCTGAGAAGCTCCGGAGGGCCTTGGGATTGGGGAACGCGAACCGGTGTGAGCGAAATCTGTCCAGAATCCCTCTCCccccgggtggggtgggggaaagctcAGAGGTCGCAGGTTCAAGCCCGAGCGGAGGACACCCTACCGTCGGAGGCCGTGAGAGAGTGTGAGCCTGTGTGatctgttaccacaggaagtcGTGCAGGCAGAGACGACACCAGCCGCTCCGAGGGGGGTTCTGAGTTGACGCGGGGAGAAGCGGTCTCTGAGGGGGCGGCTGGGGGGGAAaagttgaggaggggggtggtggaGAAAGTTGAGCGGGGCTGAAGGGTCCCTCCCTAACTGTGAGACGCCGGCCGAGAGGTGACCTCCCCCGTCTTCCTCTAAGGGCCCCGTGGTCCCGGCCAGAGACAGAATCTCAGGCCGGCCGGGTAGAACTGGGGAgtctgggtggggggcgggcctgtgaccccccccccccaacagcctCAACCCTACCTCTCCCTCCACAGACCACCACGGCTGAGtctttccatagtatttattcagagcaccccccgcccctccccacactccctgcccgttCCCCTCAGGGAAGAGGAAGTCcctgtgagaaagggaggggggggggagaaaaacacaAATTAAATACTCAGTATGGTCTTTCTGGTCACGACTCACTCTCGCTTTCCTTTCTATCTCTGcctcacacatacacagacacacacacatacacacaacctcAAGGAGCAGGGGCATAACTCCCACTCCGCCTTTTAAAACTCTAAAACATTCGCCTCACATCCCCTTGCCACCGTCCCCCAGACTCagggcccttcccttccctgccctctgtctgggcggtgggagaggggttggggttgGCAGCCTTTAAAAGCTCAGGTctcggggaggggcctggggttgCCGAGTGCCCatcacggggtggggggggagaggtctgcccggcccccaccccgggccacaGGGAGGGCCTAGGAAGCAGCCgggccctcctccccgctctgccgcAGCCGCTTCTTGGCACGGATCTCGTTCATGGCCTCCTCGATGGAGCGCGTGTCCCGCTTGTTAGCCACCGGCACTGAAAgaggcgggggaggaaggaggcgagATCTCAGAGACTCTCCCTGCCGGGACCCCAGCCAACCACTTCCCCGTTCGTGTGATCGAGTCAAAGGGGAATCCAACTCCCAGCAGACCCGGGATCAATATCCTCACCAGCTGGGACGCCGGAGGTCCCGGCGGCTTCTGGGAAATGCAGTCTCACCTCCTTCCGAGCTGAGGAGCGGGAGGCCCCAGGGGCTTCCGAGACACACAGTCTCACTCCCTTTCCAGCTGAGGAGCCTGCGGCCCCCGGGGCTTCCCAACATGGGGGACCTGGAACCCCAGGGGCTTCTGGAAGATGTAGCCTCACCCGCTCCCTAACTGAGGAGCCAGTGGTCTGGGGGCC carries:
- the ENO3 gene encoding beta-enolase; protein product: MSIQKIFAREILDSRGNPTVEVDLYTNKGRFRAAVPSGASTGIYEALELRDGDKSRYLGKGVLKAVEHINKTLAPALLEKKLSVVDQEKVDKFMIELDGTENKSKFGANAILGVSLAVCKAGAAEKGVPLYRHIADLAGNPDLVLPVPAFNVINGGSHAGNKLAMQEFMILPVGAASFREAMRIGAEVYHNLKGVIKAKYGKDATNVGDEGGFAPNILENNEALELLKTAIQQAGYPDKVVIGMDVAASEFFRNGKYDLDFKSPDDPARHISGEKLGDLYKSFIKNYPVVSIEDPFDQDDWATWASFLSGVDIQIVGDDLTVTNPKRIAQAVEKKACNCLLLKVNQIGSVTESIQACKLAQSSGWGVMVSHRSGETEDTFIADLVVGLCTGQIKTGAPCRSERLAKYNQLMRIEEALGDKAVFAGRKFRNPKAK